DNA from Campylobacter sp. RM5004:
AACTGCGCCCGATTTAATAGCCACACTTGTTCTAGCTATTGCAGCAGTTGCAGGAACGCCACCGCAAAAAGGCACTATTAAATTGCCTAAACCTTGAGCTATTAATTCTCTATCGCATTTAAGCCTAATTCCAACCATTCTACCACCACTTGCACCACACAATAAGCTTTCAATCATACCAAGCAAAGCAATACTAATTGCAGGAGTTATAAGTCCTTTAATATGCAAAATATCAAAATCACTAAAGCTAAATCTATTTTCTAAAAATATATTTGTAGGAATACTTCCTATACGCTCTATATCAAGTGAAAAAATAACGCTTATAATTGTTGCTAAAATTATTGCAATTAATGATGCAGGGGCGTATTTTTGATATTTTTTAGGATAAAATATCATAAATAAAACCACAAAAATACACAAGCAAATTGAAATTATATTAGGATTAAAATCGCTATTAAAATAGTTTATAACTCTTTCTAATGTTGTTGTGCCACTTGATTTAACACCCAAAAAATTATCAATTTGACCCAAGGCAATAACAACAGCAATTCCTGAAGTAAAACCCGTAATAACAGGCATAGGAATAAAGGCAATCACACGCCCAAAGTGAAATAAGCCTGCAATTATTAAAAACATTCCTGCAATCATAGTAGCAATAAACACTCCGTTTAGTCCATATTGAGTTGATATGCTAATTAAAATCGCAGCCATTGCTCCTGTTGGCCCTGAGATTTGATAAAACGCACCACCAAATAACGATATAACAAATCCAGCAATAATAGCAGTAATTAGTCCTGATGCAGCACTTGCTCCACTACTAACCCCAAAAGCTAGTGCGAGTGGCAAGGCAACTGCTGCAACGGTTGCGCCTGCCATTAAATCTTGAAAAAATTTTGTTTTGTTATAGCCTAAAAACTCTTGCTTTAAATCACTAAAATAGCTATTCATAGGAAGTCCTTGAACTTGTATAATTAATAAATATTGTAGCAAAATAAAGAGCTTTTAGCTCCTTATTTTACAAACTCAATAGTAAAAGTGCTATTGCAATTATATTCTCCACCTATACATCTAATAGTATCTTTTACATACTGAATGTTTTTGTCTAAAGATACTTTTACAGTTCCATCTGCTTGATTTTGAATTAAGAAATTATAATCGCTTATTAAATTATTAGCATCTAAGCCAGGAATTGTTTTGCTACTTCCTTCTACATAGCATGGTTTAATATGACAATTTTTACTTGAAAAATCCATAGTATTTACATAATTAAACTCATCATAATTATTGCCTTTATTTAAATAATGTAATCTTACATGTTCTTTTGTAAGTATTGCACTGCTTGAGCCTTCTACTTTAATATCTTTAAAAATAGGATTTGCATATACAAAGTTAATTCCTTTGTTATCATATCCTAGGCTAGAAGTTCCTAGATTAGCTACACTCTTATTATTTGATTTTATTTCAATTTCTTTTAGAGTAAACATAGGATTTAATTTAGTGTAAGTTAGTTTAATAGGTATTTCATACATATTTTCTTCACTCTCAGCAATTTTGCTATTTTTGCTAGCTTGACTTATGCTTGAATAAGTTAGTTTATTATTATTAACTCCAACGATATTTAATTTTTCATAATTTCTTATAGCTTCTTTACTGATTAAATCCTTAGTAGTTGCATTAGAATTTGCATCTAAATAGTTTTTAGACCTATCCAAAACAATCTTAAATGCAGAATTTAGCTCGTTTTTATTGATATTTACAATAATTTTATTTGTATCTTTTGTAATGCTTGCATTACTTATTCTATTATAACTAGGCGTATTTAGCGTAGTATTAAAGTCATTCATATCAATACTTGCATCATCAAAAGTA
Protein-coding regions in this window:
- a CDS encoding SulP family inorganic anion transporter, producing the protein MNSYFSDLKQEFLGYNKTKFFQDLMAGATVAAVALPLALAFGVSSGASAASGLITAIIAGFVISLFGGAFYQISGPTGAMAAILISISTQYGLNGVFIATMIAGMFLIIAGLFHFGRVIAFIPMPVITGFTSGIAVVIALGQIDNFLGVKSSGTTTLERVINYFNSDFNPNIISICLCIFVVLFMIFYPKKYQKYAPASLIAIILATIISVIFSLDIERIGSIPTNIFLENRFSFSDFDILHIKGLITPAISIALLGMIESLLCGASGGRMVGIRLKCDRELIAQGLGNLIVPFCGGVPATAAIARTSVAIKSGAVTRLTGMFHAIILLISMLVLAPIMSKIPLSALAGVLFITAFRMNEWHTIRYFFKKRFTSALMQFFVTMFATIVFDLTIAILIGVILSLMLLVVQISNLRIRYDYFDSEKFTDLNSPFPKRIKQAEVIYIMGAIIFANTEKILELTSRLNYKTAIIFSMRGTSYMDISGASAFLEVIQTIQKRKIPVFIAGVSPDVKEIMKRSGIVDTVGEENFYWSVEMTIK